In a genomic window of Erigeron canadensis isolate Cc75 chromosome 5, C_canadensis_v1, whole genome shotgun sequence:
- the LOC122598925 gene encoding phosphatidylinositol 4-kinase alpha 1-like isoform X2 translates to MEALTELCDLIAQNPNQFSEKIAWICNRCPQPESLRSRSPNPTRSQLNAVLITARFVSKCSYSSSFNDPRPRTLVLEFIRSIPASFDQSFWPKSFGISSFYSEFFGYVCKGSELCLEFQSDVAMVMGDVVISAFNYVNAVNSVTDVAICKSFLNAVCEDFPGVVESDGNKLVSCLLDGIAIEIGRGLEISSPKGIMIASNNSSTQSSPISMKNVDGASSSENGGVVANGGGVSYFEDELVENLEKQEIAFKLIGHVLEKTKIELKLMERVDVITKDQLKSISAFLKIRKRDWREQGSLLKTRISTKLSVYKAAVRLKVASLACLDSDGKSSKEVLYKALALLVEASVACVYSVWRKLRICEDLFGSLLDGISKIAVTRGGDLLPVLFIRFKRLVLATCAQADTWASSQGAMFDSVLKASCEIIEYGWTKDRAAVDSFIKGLASYIRERNDYEEEDAKEKQAVPIIQPNVIWLLAELNVQIKKAEVVDTILPLFIECLEEGDASTPGLLRLRLLDAVSRIASLGFEKSYREAVVLMIRSYLSKLSSIGSAESKTLPAEANTERVETLPAGFQSIARGLTNAKLRVDFRHRLLSLCSDVGLAAESKSGSSGADFLGPLLPAVAEICSDFDPTVDVEPSLLKLFRNLWFYIALFGLAPPVLKSPVSMKPNSTTLNSGGNTSAVSLQAVGGPYMWNSQWSSAVQRISQGTPPLVVSSVKWLEDELELNALHNPGSRRGSGNERVALSQRTALSASLGGRVEVGAMSTISGVKATYLLAVAFLEIIRFSSNGGILNCGPSSTASRSAFSCVFEYLKSPNLTPAVSQCLMAIVHRAFESALSWLEARICETGDAAEARESTLTVHACFFIKSLSAREDHIRDLSVNLLSQLRDRFPQILWKSSCLDSLLFSVNNNPPSALVNDPALITSVRSLYQKVVREWIIVSLSYAPCTSQGLLQEQLCKANTWQKAQPTTDVVSLLSEIRIGTGKIDCWTGTKTANIPAVMASAAAASGGNLKLLESFNIEVLSTAIVSATVKCNHAGEIAGMTRLYENMESADDDSEVATSAPGPAGLSRLISGSFPQAPRPKKQSFSEILLNKFVRLLQKFVSAAEKGANVDKSSFRETCSQATALLLSHLASDKKPSAESFSQLLRLLCWCPAYISTPDAMETGVFIWTWLVSAAPQLGSVVLAELVDAWLWTIDTKRGLFASEVRFFGPAAKLRPQLAPGEPEVPPEKDPVQEILAHRLWLGFFIDRFEVVRHNSVEQLLLLGRMLQGTTKFPWRFSRHPAAIGTFFTVMLLGLKLCSCQYQGNLHKFKLGLQLLEDRIYRASLGWFCHQPEWYETNNGNFAQSEAQSVHAFVHFLLNQRMDVSQNDSKGHGQENGNSLLNLKDSYHPVWGSMENDTISREKRKQLLLMLCQHEAERLDVWAQPLGSKDSTSSRLKINSEKWTEFARTAFAVDPRIAFSLGARFPTNLSLKSELIQLVQSHILEIRTIPEALPYFVTPKAVDEDSPLLQQLTHWAACSITQALEYFTPAYKGHSRVMAYILRVLESYPPSRVTFFMPQLIQALRYDDELVEGYLIRAAQRSDVFSHILIWHLQGENCAPEQGKEAVSEKTTAFLSLLPLVRQHIIDGFNPKARDIFRREFAFFEKVTSISGVLYPLPKEERRDGIRRELEKIQLDGDDLYLPTAPNKLVKGIQVNSGIPLQSAAKVPIMITFDVADRDGDPNVTKPQACIFKVGDDCRQDVLALQVISLLKDIFEAVGIDLYLFPYGVLPTDPERGIIEVVPNTRSRSQMGETTDGGLYEIFQQDFGAVGSPSFEAARHNFIISSAGYAVASLLLQPKDRHNGNLLIDNAGRLVHIDFGFILETSPGGNMRFESAHFKLSHEMTQLLDPSGAMKSETWFLFVSLCVKGYLAARRYMDGIINTVLMMVESGLPCFSRGDPIGNLRKRFHPEMSEREAANFMIRICADAYDKWSTAGYDLIQYLQQGIEK, encoded by the exons ATGGAAGCATTAACTGAACTCTGCGATCTGATCGCTCAAAACCCTAACCAATTCTCCGAAAAAATCGCTTGGATTTGTAACCGCTGTCCTCAACCCGAATCACTCCGATCCCGATCTCCTAACCCGACCCGTTCTCAACTCAATGCAGTTCTTATAACAGCTAGATTCGTATCAAAATGCAGTTACAGTAGCAGTTTCAACGATCCTCGGCCTCGGACGCTCGTGCTTGAGTTTATCAGGTCGATTCCGGCTTCGTTTGATCAGTCGTTTTGGCCGAAATCGTTTGGTATTTCTTCGTTTTATTCCGAGTTTTTTGGATATGTATGTAAAGGAAGTGAATTGTGTTTGGAATTTCAGTCTGACGTGGCAATGGTTATGGGTGATGTTGTTATATCTGCTTTTAATTATGTTAATGCTGTTAATTCGGTTACTGATGTTGCGATTTGTAAGTCGTTTTTGAATGCTGTGTGTGAGGATTTTCCGGGGGTTGTTGAATCGGATGGGAATAAGTTAGTTTCGTGTTTGCTTGATGGGATTGCGATAGAGATAGGGAGAGGGTTAGAAATTAGTTCGCCGAAAGGGATAATGATAGCGTCTAACAACTCTTCAACACAGAGTTCACCGATTAGTATGAAAAACGTTGATGGGGCGTCTAGTTCTGAAAATGGCGGTGTGGTTGCGAATGGAGGAGGGGTTAGTTACTTTGAAGATGAGTTGGTGGAGAATCTTGAGAAGCAAGAGATTGCGTTTAAGTTAATAGGACATGTTCTTGAGAAAACGAAGATAGAGCTGAAGCTTATGGAACGAGTAGATGTTATTACGAAGGATCAACTTAAATCCATTTCTGCTTTTTTGAAG ATAAGGAAGCGCGATTGGAGGGAGCAGGGGTCATTATTAAAAACTAGAATTAGTACCAAACTTTCTGTTTACAAAGCGGCGGTTAGGTTAAAAGTAGCGAGTCTTGCATGTCTTGATTCAGATGGTAAGTCGTCGAAAGAAGTGTTGTATAAAGCTCTGGCATTGTTGGTAGAAGCTTCTGTAGCTTGTGTATATTCAGTTTGGAGAAAGCTGCGGATCTGTGAAGATCTTTTTGGTTCGTTACTTGATGGTATCTCTAAAATTGCTGTTACTCGTGGAGGTGATTTGCTTCCGGTTCTGTTTATACGGTTCAAACGGCTTGTGCTTGCTACATGTGCACAA GCTGATACATGGGCAAGCAGCCAGGGAGCTATGTTTGACAGCGTCTTGAAGGCAAGCTGTGAGATTATAGAATATGGATGGACTAAGGACCGAGCTGCAGTGGATTCATTTATTAAGGGGTTGGCTTCATATATTCGTGAACGTAATGACTATGAGGAAGAG GATGCTAAAGAGAAGCAGGCGGTTCCCATCATACAACCCAATGTCATCTGGTTGCTTGCAGAGCTTAATGTACAAATTAAGAAAGCTGAAGTGGTTGACACTATATTACCACTATTCATTGAATGTTTGGAGGAGGGTGATGCTTCAACACCTGGCTTATTGCGTCTCCGA CTTCTTGATGCTGTTTCTCGCATCGCGAGTTTAGGTTTTGAGAAGTCTTATCGCGAAGCTGTTGTGCTAATGATACGAAGCTACTTAAGTAAACTCTCCAGCATTGGATCTGCAGAGAGCAAGACCTTGCCAGCAGAGGCCAATACTGAACGTGTTGAG ACTCTTCCTGCAGGATTCCAATCCATAGCTAGAGGCCTTACAAACGCAAAACTTCGAGTGGACTTTCGTCATCGCCTTTTATCTTTATGCTCAGATGTAGGTTTGGCTGCCGAGTCCAAAAGTGGAAG CAGCGGGGCTGATTTTCTTGGGCCTCTACTTCCTGCTGTTGCTGAAATATGTTCTGATTTTGACCCAACAGTGGATGTTGAACCTTCACTGCTGAAGCTATTTCGTAATCTATGGTTCTACATTGCTTTATTTGGCCTGGCACCTCCTGTGCTGAAATCTCCGGTCTCGATGAAGCCAAATTCTACAACCCTGAACAGTGGAGGAAACACAAGTGCGGTTTCCCTTCAAGCTGTAGGTGGACCCTACATGTGGAATTCTCAGTGGTCTTCTGCTGTTCAGCGCATATCGCAAGGGACTCCACCCCTT GTTGTCAGCTCCGTAAAATGGCTAGAGGATGAGTTAGAACTTAATGCCCTTCATAACCCTGGTAGTCGGAGAGGAAGTGGAAATGAGAGAGTTGCTTTAAGCCAAAGGACGGCCCTTTCTGCATCATTGGGAGGACGTGTTGAGGTTGGAGCAATGAGCACGATTTCAG GGGTGAAGGCAACTTATCTTCTTGCAGTTGCATTTTTGGAAATTATTAGATTCAGCAGCAATGGTGGCATCCTTAATTGTGGTCCCAGTTCTACTGCATCTAGGAGTGCGTTCAGCTGTGTTTTTGAGTATCTCAAAAGCCCAAATCTTACTCCGGCTGTCTCTCAATGCTTAATGGCTATTGTTCATCGCGCTTTCGAGTCAGCATTATCATGGCTG GAGGCTCGAATATGTGAGACAGGTGATGCCGCAGAGGCCAGAGAGTCGACTCTGACGGTCCATGCTTGTTTCTTCATAAAAAGTTTGTCCGCGAGAGAAGATCATATTCGTGATTTATCAGTAAATCTGTTGTCTCAATTGAGAGATCGATTTCCACAG ATCTTGTGGAAATCTTCTTGTCTGGATTCTCTTCTCTTCTCAGTGAACAATAACCCGCCTTCAGCTCTTGTCAATGATCCTGCTTTGATAACTTCTGTTCGCTCATTGTACCAAAAGGTCGTGCGGGAGTGGATTATCGTTTCACTATCATATGCTCCATGCACCAGCCAGGGTCTTCTACAG GAGCAACTTTGTAAAGCAAACACATGGCAAAAAGCACAGCCAACGACAGATGTTGTTTCTCTTTTATCTGAGATACGCATAGGTACCGGTAAAATTGATTGCTGGACAGGCACAAAAACTGCCAACATCCCCGCAGTAATGGCATCTGCAGCCGCTGCATCAGGTGGAAATCTGAAGTTATTGGAGTCATTCAACATTGAAGTTCTCAGCACTGCTATTGTCAGTGCCACAGTCAAGTGTAATCATGCAGGAGAAATTGCTGGCATGACAAGATTGTATGAAAACATGGAAAGTGCAGATGATGACTCTGAAGTTGCTACATCAGCTCCTGGCCCCGCTGGTCTTTCAAGGCTGATATCTGGATCTTTTCCTCAAGCACCCCGACCCAAAAAGCAATCCTTTAGTGAGATACTACTTAATAAGTTTGTGCGTCTTCTCCAAAAGTTTGTTTCTGCTGCAGAGAAGGGGGCGAATGTTGATAAGTCGTCATTTCGTGAGACCTGTTCTCAGGCCACTGCCCTACTTCTTTCACATCTG GCTTCGGATAAAAAGCCTAGTGCAGAAAGCTTCTCACAGCTCTTGAGACTTCTTTGCTGGTGTCCAGCTTATATTTCTACACCTGATGCTATGGAGACTGGTGTATTCATTTGGACATGGTTAGTTTCTGCTGCTCCTCAGTTGGGCTCAGTAGTTCTTGCAGAGCTTGTTGATGCATGGTTATGGACCATTGATACCAAGCGTGGACTCTTTGCATCTGAAGTGAGGTTCTTTGGACCAGCTGCTAAATTAAGGCCTCAGCTTGCACCAGGTGAGCCAGAAGTGCCACCCGAAAAGGACCCAGTTCAGGAGATTCTAGCACATAGGCTATGGCTTGGATTTTTCATCGATCGTTTTGAG GTAGTTAGACACAACAGTGTTGAACAACTTTTGCTTCTTGGCAGAATGTTGCAGGGGACTACAAAATTTCCCTGGAGATTTTCACGCCATCCAGCTGCCATCGGTACATTTTTCACGGTCATGCTTCTTGGACTTAAATTGTGCTCATGCCAATATCAGGGTAACCTGCACAAGTTTAAACTAGGACTTCAGCTGTTAGAAGACAGGATTTATAG GGCTTCTTTAGGCTGGTTTTGCCATCAACCTGAGTGGTACGAGACAAATAACGGGAACTTTGCACAAAGCGAGGCTCAATCTGTTCATGCTTTTGTTCATTTTCTGTTAAATCAGCGAATGGATGTTTCTCAAAATGATTCAAAAGGACATGGCCAGGAAAATGGGAACTCATTGCTGAATTTG AAGGATTCGTATCACCCAGTTTGGGGATCAATGGAGAATGATACTATTTCGAGGGAGAAGAGGAAGCAGCTACTTTTAATGTTATGCCAACATGAAGCAGAAAGGCTTGATGTTTGGGCACAACCTCTTGGCTCCAA AGATAGCACATCTTCTAGGCTTAAAATTAACTCGGAGAAATGGACAGAATTCGCAAGAACTGCCTTTGCCGTGGATCCTCGGATTGCTTTTTCTTTGGGTGCTAGATTTCCTACAAATTTATCTCTTAAGTCTGAACTCATTCAGTTGGTTCAG TCGCATATATTGGAGATTCGTACCATACCCGAGGCTTTACCATACTTTGTGACTCCTAAGGCAGTAGATGAAGATTCTCCACTTCTGCAGCAATTAACACACTGGGCTGCATGTTCAATTACACAGGCATTGGAGTACTTCACTCCTGCATATAAAGGTCACTCACGTGTTATGGCTTATATTCTGAGGGTATTGGAGTCCTATCCTCCGTCACGTGTTACCTTTTTCATGCCCCAGCTAATCCAAGCGTTAAGATATGACGATGAG TTGGTTGAAGGATACCTGATTAGAGCTGCTCAAAGGAGTGACGTGTTCTCTCATATACTCATATGGCATTTACAG GGTGAGAACTGTGCACCAGAACAAGGGAAAGAAGCAGTGTCAGAAAAG ACAACAGCGTTTTTGTCTCTGCTTCCCCTTGTTAGACAACACATCATCGATGGTTTCAATCCTAAGGCTCGTGACATCTTTCGCAGAGAGTTTGCTTTCTTTGAAAAAGTTACATCAATATCAGGTGTTCTCTATCCGCTTCCAAAAGAAGAAAGACGAGATGGTATACGGAG AGAGTTGGAAAAGATTCAGTTGGATGGTGATGACCTTTATCTACCTACAGCTCCTAATAAGCTTGTCAAGGGTATACAGGTTAATAGTGGAATACCCTTACAATCAGCTGCAAAAGTCCCAATTATGATCACGTTTGATGTGGCTGATCGAGATGGAGATCCTAATGTTACAAAGCCTCAAGCTTGTATTTTTAAG GTTGGAGACGACTGCCGACAAGATGTGCTTGCTTTACAAGTTATTTCACTTTTAAAGGATATATTTGAAGCAGTTGGAATTGATCTTTATTTGTTTCCTTATGGAGTACTTCCAACTGACCCAGAAAGAGGAATAATTGAG GTTGTTCCAAATACCCGTAGTAGAAGCCAGATGGGTGAGACGACTGATGGAGGCTTATACGAAATTTTTCAACAGGACTTTGGAGCAGTTGGGTCTCCAAGTTTTGAAGCTGCCCGTCATAATTTTATTATCAGCAGTGCTGGTTATGCCGTTGCCAGCTTATTACTTCAGCCAAAGGATAGACATAACGGAAATCTTTTAATTGATAA TGCTGGCAGGCTTGTCCATATTGATTTTGGTTTCATCTTGGAAACGTCACCTGGTGGAAACATGCGCTTTGAAAGTGCTCATTTTAAGTTGAGTCATGAGATGACCCAGTTGCTAGATCCCTCTGGTGCAATGAAAAGTGAAACATGGTTTTTGTTTGTAAG CTTGTGTGTGAAGGGATACCTTGCTGCTCGTCGGTATATGGATGGAATCATAAACACAGTATTAATGATGGTAGAAAGCGGATTACCTTGTTTTAGCAGGGGGGACCCCATTGGTAATCTAAGAAAGAGGTTTCACCCAGAGATGAGTGAGAGAGAAGCAGCAAACTTCATGATCCGTATATGTGCAGATGCATATGACAAATGGTCAACCGCCGGCTATGATCTGATTCAATATCTACAGCAGGGCATCGAAAAGTGA